The following coding sequences lie in one Flavobacterium cyclinae genomic window:
- a CDS encoding GxxExxY protein, translating into MGLYREEETFKIIGICMEVHRNLGPGLLEVVYKDALEIEFKANNLPFEREKEFSIEYKGVILPHKFYADFIVNEDIVLEVKAVKEFSGEHTAQVLNYMKLSESEIGLLVNFQNKSLQHKRLVF; encoded by the coding sequence ATGGGACTTTATAGAGAAGAAGAAACTTTTAAAATTATTGGTATTTGTATGGAAGTTCACAGAAATCTTGGTCCAGGATTACTTGAAGTAGTTTATAAAGATGCGTTAGAGATAGAATTTAAAGCAAATAATCTTCCTTTTGAGAGAGAAAAAGAATTTTCAATCGAATATAAAGGAGTTATATTACCACATAAATTTTATGCTGATTTCATTGTAAATGAAGATATTGTTTTAGAAGTGAAAGCAGTAAAAGAATTTTCAGGAGAACATACTGCACAAGTATTGAATTATATGAAACTTTCAGAATCAGAAATTGGATTATTGGTGAATTTTCAAAACAAATCACTACAACATAAAAGATTAGTATTTTAA
- a CDS encoding co-chaperone GroES, with product MSLNIKPISDRVVIEPLAAETTTASGIIIPDTAKEKPQKGTVVAVGNGKKDYTMTVKVGDVVLYGKYSGTEFKYEGKDYLIMREDEIYAVL from the coding sequence ATGTCATTAAACATTAAACCAATTTCAGATCGAGTAGTTATTGAGCCTTTAGCAGCTGAAACTACAACCGCTTCAGGAATTATTATTCCAGACACTGCAAAAGAAAAACCTCAAAAAGGAACTGTAGTAGCCGTAGGAAATGGTAAAAAAGATTATACCATGACAGTTAAAGTTGGCGATGTAGTTCTTTATGGGAAATACTCTGGAACAGAGTTTAAATACGAAGGTAAAGATTACCTAATTATGAGAGAAGACGAAATATACGCAGTTCTTTAA
- a CDS encoding DUF2490 domain-containing protein, translating to MKNIFKLIAVVIVCLSFQASSAQNETILNDNTNTWFTMLNRINLNTKWSVSNEIHERFGAFLNEQGTFLWRPSVDYHVNSSVEFSFGYSYINNKPNDPNPKIGVVENNIWEQVLLKHDISKVHFQHRFRQENRWFDTVGQNLDGSYSKTGTDYGNRFRYRLTINTTLKKLSNNDELFFQGFDEIWFSQTDKLAPKAFNRNWLYLGLGYKFNSKSNLQLGYMNQWDVLSNNTFVSTPIIQTTFVRNFDL from the coding sequence ATGAAAAACATTTTTAAACTTATAGCAGTAGTTATTGTATGTCTTAGTTTTCAAGCTAGCTCTGCTCAAAATGAAACAATTTTAAATGACAATACCAATACTTGGTTTACCATGTTAAATAGAATTAATTTGAACACAAAATGGAGTGTTTCTAATGAAATTCACGAGCGATTTGGTGCTTTTTTAAATGAACAAGGAACCTTTTTATGGCGTCCTTCTGTAGACTATCATGTAAATAGTAGTGTTGAATTTAGTTTTGGATATTCGTATATTAATAACAAACCCAATGATCCAAATCCAAAAATTGGAGTTGTAGAAAATAATATTTGGGAACAAGTTTTATTAAAACATGATATATCGAAAGTGCATTTTCAACACCGTTTTAGACAAGAAAATAGATGGTTTGATACTGTAGGACAAAATTTGGATGGTTCCTATTCAAAAACCGGTACAGATTACGGTAATAGATTTAGATACCGATTGACAATCAATACGACTTTAAAAAAATTATCAAACAATGATGAGTTATTTTTTCAAGGTTTTGATGAAATTTGGTTCTCTCAAACGGATAAATTAGCTCCTAAAGCATTTAATAGAAATTGGTTGTATTTAGGCCTTGGATATAAATTTAATTCTAAATCGAATTTACAGCTTGGATATATGAATCAATGGGATGTGTTAAGTAATAATACTTTTGTATCAACTCCCATTATACAAACAACATTCGTTAGAAATTTTGATCTTTAA
- a CDS encoding SulP family inorganic anion transporter has translation MNANIKKYIPADGLAGLKENFKTDAISGFIVFLLALPLSLGIAKASDFPPIMGLITAIIGGIVVSFFMGSRLTIKGPAAGLIVIVAGAVAEFGQGNNELGWKLALGAMVVAGIIQILFGVLKLGKLADFFPLSAIHGMLAAIGIIIIAKQIPVLLNDDPTLAKGMGPIELLLTIPKFIINLDTKASIIGVVSLLIMLGWPYIKNKSIKMIPAPLVVLLFAIPCELYMDFAHTEPPYALVKIGNLVDNINWNVDFSGISQTGLFIKYVIMFALVGTLESLLTVKAIDLLDPFKRKSNTNKDLIAVGVGNTLAAILGGLPMISEVARSSSNVNNGAKTRWANFFHGFFILVFVLLASPLLEMIPNAALAAMLISVGIKLAHPKEFLHMLHIGKEQLFIFTVTVLVTLFEDLLLGIFAGMLVKMIIHVANGTPISSFFKAPTVVSFVNNEYKVEISKAAIFSNYLGIKRKLEEIPPGYQVSVCLKKTKLVDHSVMENLEHFKHDYEAHDDGGTVTIIGLEDHKPLSSHPLSSRKAK, from the coding sequence ATGAACGCAAATATAAAAAAATACATTCCTGCTGATGGTTTAGCAGGTTTAAAAGAGAATTTTAAAACCGATGCCATTTCTGGTTTTATCGTGTTTTTATTAGCATTGCCTTTGAGTTTAGGAATCGCAAAAGCTTCTGATTTTCCTCCTATTATGGGATTAATTACTGCAATTATTGGAGGAATCGTCGTTTCGTTTTTCATGGGCTCTCGCTTAACAATTAAAGGACCAGCAGCAGGATTAATTGTAATCGTAGCAGGTGCAGTAGCTGAATTTGGTCAAGGGAATAATGAATTAGGTTGGAAATTAGCTCTAGGAGCAATGGTTGTGGCAGGAATAATTCAAATTCTATTTGGAGTTTTGAAATTAGGAAAATTAGCTGATTTCTTCCCACTTTCTGCTATTCATGGAATGTTAGCAGCTATTGGAATTATTATTATTGCTAAACAAATACCGGTTTTGTTGAATGATGATCCAACATTAGCAAAAGGAATGGGGCCTATTGAATTATTGCTTACTATTCCAAAATTCATTATTAATTTAGATACAAAAGCGTCAATTATTGGAGTAGTAAGTTTGTTGATAATGTTAGGTTGGCCTTATATTAAAAACAAATCAATTAAAATGATTCCTGCACCACTAGTAGTTTTGTTGTTTGCTATTCCATGTGAATTATATATGGATTTTGCTCACACTGAGCCTCCATATGCTTTAGTTAAAATTGGAAATTTAGTAGATAATATTAATTGGAATGTCGATTTTTCAGGAATTAGTCAAACAGGATTATTTATTAAATATGTGATTATGTTTGCTTTAGTAGGAACTTTAGAATCGTTATTAACGGTAAAAGCTATCGATTTGTTAGATCCATTTAAAAGAAAATCCAATACAAATAAAGATTTAATTGCTGTTGGTGTAGGAAATACTTTAGCTGCAATTTTAGGAGGTTTACCCATGATTTCCGAAGTGGCTCGTTCTTCTTCAAATGTAAATAATGGTGCTAAAACGCGTTGGGCTAACTTCTTTCACGGATTTTTCATTTTAGTTTTTGTGTTGCTTGCATCACCATTGTTAGAGATGATTCCTAATGCAGCTCTTGCAGCCATGTTAATTAGTGTGGGGATTAAATTAGCACATCCAAAAGAGTTTCTTCATATGTTACATATTGGTAAAGAGCAATTGTTCATTTTTACTGTAACAGTATTGGTAACTTTATTCGAAGATTTATTATTAGGAATTTTTGCAGGAATGTTAGTAAAAATGATAATTCATGTTGCGAATGGCACACCAATTTCATCATTCTTTAAAGCTCCAACAGTTGTTTCATTTGTTAATAACGAATACAAAGTAGAAATTAGTAAAGCAGCTATTTTTTCTAATTATTTAGGAATTAAAAGAAAATTAGAGGAAATTCCACCAGGATATCAAGTAAGTGTTTGTTTGAAAAAAACCAAATTAGTAGACCATTCCGTAATGGAAAATTTAGAACATTTTAAACACGACTATGAGGCTCATGATGATGGAGGTACAGTTACAATAATTGGTTTAGAAGATCACAAACCTCTTTCAAGTCATCCATTGTCTTCAAGAAAAGCAAAATAA
- a CDS encoding tetratricopeptide repeat protein — protein sequence MNISDLTYLLNKPETINEKQTIALENVVLQFPYFQAARALHLKGLYNQESFRYNYELKKTAAYTTDRTILFEFITSDNFTAIQQEKIDEIQKSLLDIEVHHIEEVIVKPEIEVPNNSEATSEEKLEIGKPLLFTSSEKHSFQEWLQLTKIAPIQREKEEITPQIDVEKQKKLQIIDKFIEANPKIAPVKENTKTPANISKSVEEPTHLMTETLAKVYLEQKKYTKAIQAYEILILKYPEKSSFFADRINEIKNLQQNNN from the coding sequence TTGAATATTTCTGATTTAACATATCTTTTAAATAAGCCCGAAACTATAAACGAAAAGCAGACCATTGCTTTAGAGAATGTAGTTTTACAGTTTCCGTATTTTCAAGCAGCAAGGGCTTTACATTTAAAAGGACTATATAATCAAGAAAGTTTTAGATACAACTACGAATTAAAAAAAACCGCTGCTTACACCACTGATAGAACCATTTTATTTGAATTTATTACTTCAGATAATTTCACGGCAATCCAACAAGAAAAAATTGATGAAATTCAAAAATCTTTATTAGATATCGAAGTTCATCATATCGAAGAAGTAATTGTTAAACCAGAAATTGAAGTCCCAAACAATTCGGAAGCAACTTCAGAAGAAAAACTAGAAATTGGAAAGCCTTTACTATTTACTTCTAGTGAAAAACATTCCTTTCAAGAATGGTTGCAATTAACTAAAATAGCACCTATTCAGAGAGAAAAAGAAGAAATAACACCTCAAATTGATGTTGAAAAGCAGAAAAAACTACAAATTATAGATAAATTTATTGAAGCAAATCCAAAAATTGCTCCAGTAAAAGAAAACACGAAAACACCTGCAAATATTAGCAAAAGCGTTGAAGAACCTACGCATTTAATGACAGAAACTTTAGCAAAAGTATATTTGGAACAAAAAAAATATACAAAAGCCATACAAGCTTATGAAATATTAATTTTGAAATATCCAGAAAAAAGTAGTTTCTTTGCAGACCGAATAAATGAAATCAAAAATTTACAACAAAATAATAATTAA
- a CDS encoding sigma-54 interaction domain-containing protein, with product MESVQAIKQRFEIIGNDPKLNRAVEKAIQVAPTDISVLVTGESGVGKESIPKIIHALSHRKHGKYIAVNCGAIPEGTIDSELFGHEKGSFTGATNTREGYFEVADGGTIFLDEVGELPLTTQVRLLRVLENGEFIKVGSSQVQKTNVRIVAATNVNMFDAIEKGKFREDLYYRLSTVEIALPPLRERKDDIHLLFRKFASDFAHKYKMPAIKLDDSAVELLLKYRWSGNIRQLRNVAEQISVLETKREISSQTLLSYLPMENPNLPSVIGTPKSESDFSNEREILYKVLFDMKSDLNDLKKLTLELMQNGSSKVQEANKGLIQKIYGKPEENAIFEEEPRVEMLPNQNNLIQEEFDDDENYLFAETVDEEETLSLEAKEIELIKKSLERNKGKRKAAADELGISERTLYRKIKQYDL from the coding sequence ATGGAATCAGTACAAGCTATAAAACAACGATTTGAAATTATTGGGAACGACCCAAAACTCAATCGTGCCGTGGAGAAAGCCATTCAGGTTGCTCCAACGGATATTTCGGTATTGGTAACAGGTGAAAGTGGTGTTGGAAAAGAAAGTATTCCAAAAATTATTCACGCGCTTTCGCACAGAAAACATGGAAAATATATTGCGGTAAACTGCGGTGCTATTCCAGAAGGAACCATTGATAGTGAACTTTTTGGACATGAAAAAGGTTCGTTTACTGGTGCAACTAATACGCGTGAAGGTTATTTTGAAGTTGCCGATGGCGGAACTATATTTTTAGATGAAGTCGGCGAATTACCTTTAACTACTCAAGTACGTTTATTACGTGTTTTGGAAAATGGTGAATTTATCAAAGTAGGTTCATCGCAAGTACAAAAAACGAATGTTAGAATCGTAGCGGCTACGAATGTGAATATGTTTGATGCAATTGAAAAAGGAAAATTCCGTGAGGATTTATATTATCGCTTGAGTACGGTTGAAATTGCATTGCCACCGCTTCGTGAACGCAAAGACGATATTCATTTGTTGTTTAGAAAATTTGCTTCTGATTTTGCTCATAAATATAAAATGCCTGCTATCAAATTAGATGACAGCGCTGTTGAATTACTTTTAAAATATCGTTGGAGCGGAAACATTCGTCAATTAAGAAATGTAGCCGAACAAATTTCGGTTTTAGAAACAAAACGCGAGATTTCATCACAAACACTTCTCTCCTATTTACCAATGGAAAATCCGAATTTACCATCGGTTATTGGGACACCAAAATCGGAAAGTGATTTTAGTAACGAAAGAGAAATTTTGTACAAAGTTCTTTTTGATATGAAGAGCGATTTGAACGATTTGAAGAAACTAACGTTAGAGTTAATGCAAAACGGAAGTTCTAAAGTTCAAGAAGCAAATAAAGGATTAATTCAAAAAATTTATGGCAAACCCGAAGAAAATGCTATTTTTGAAGAAGAACCAAGAGTAGAAATGCTTCCAAATCAAAACAATCTGATTCAAGAAGAGTTTGATGATGATGAAAATTATTTATTTGCTGAAACTGTTGATGAAGAAGAAACTTTGAGTTTAGAAGCCAAAGAAATAGAATTAATCAAAAAATCGTTAGAACGAAACAAAGGAAAACGGAAAGCGGCTGCTGACGAATTAGGAATTTCAGAACGCACATTATACAGAAAAATTAAACAATACGATTTATAA
- the secG gene encoding preprotein translocase subunit SecG has translation MGFTGFLVAITIVCFLLILAIMVQNPKGGGLSSSFGGSQQLGGVQKTTDFLDKSTWTLGGVLIALILLSSLSFNGTASGSKVLGEDETAVPTTTVPTTPEATQQAAPATPAPTAADSAK, from the coding sequence ATGGGATTCACAGGATTTTTAGTTGCAATAACAATTGTATGTTTTTTATTAATCTTAGCTATCATGGTTCAAAACCCTAAAGGTGGAGGATTATCTTCTTCATTTGGTGGTTCTCAACAATTAGGTGGTGTACAAAAAACAACTGATTTCTTAGATAAAAGTACTTGGACACTTGGAGGTGTTTTAATTGCTTTAATTTTACTTTCAAGTTTAAGTTTTAATGGAACTGCATCGGGTTCTAAAGTGTTAGGTGAAGATGAAACTGCTGTTCCTACAACTACAGTTCCTACAACACCAGAAGCTACTCAACAAGCTGCTCCTGCAACTCCAGCACCAACAGCTGCTGATTCTGCAAAATAA
- the groL gene encoding chaperonin GroEL (60 kDa chaperone family; promotes refolding of misfolded polypeptides especially under stressful conditions; forms two stacked rings of heptamers to form a barrel-shaped 14mer; ends can be capped by GroES; misfolded proteins enter the barrel where they are refolded when GroES binds) gives MAKDIKFDIEARDGLKRGVDALANAVKVTLGPKGRNVIISKSFGGPTVTKDGVSVAKEIELQDPLENMGAQMVKEVASKTNDLAGDGTTTATVLAQAIVKEGLKNVAAGANPMDLKRGIDKAVETIVSELSKQAVAVDDSSDKIKQVASISANNDETIGDLIATAFSKVGKEGVITVEEAKGTDTYVDVVEGMQFDRGYLSPYFVTDADKMIAELSNPYVLLYDKKISNLQELLPVLEPVAQSGRPLLIIAEDVDGQALATLVVNKLRGGLKIAAVKAPGFGDRRKAMLEDIAILTGGTVIAEESGYSLENTTLDMLGTAETITIDKDNTTIVNGSGDAENIKARVNQIKSQIETTTSDYDREKLQERLAKLAGGVAVLYVGAASEVEMKEKKDRVDDALHATRAAVEEGIVAGGGVALVRAKAALASLKAENADEATGIQIINKAVEAPLRTIVENAGGEGSVVIAKVTEGTADFGFNAKTGEYVQMLSAGIIDPKKVTRVALENAASVAGMILTTECALIDIKEDSPAMPMGGGMPGMM, from the coding sequence ATGGCAAAAGATATAAAATTCGATATTGAAGCTCGCGATGGTTTAAAACGCGGTGTTGATGCATTAGCAAATGCAGTTAAAGTAACTTTAGGTCCAAAAGGAAGAAATGTAATTATTTCAAAATCATTTGGAGGACCAACGGTAACTAAAGATGGTGTTTCTGTTGCAAAAGAGATCGAATTACAAGATCCATTAGAAAACATGGGAGCTCAAATGGTTAAAGAAGTAGCTTCAAAAACCAATGATTTAGCTGGAGACGGAACTACAACCGCTACGGTTCTTGCTCAAGCAATTGTAAAAGAAGGTTTAAAAAACGTTGCTGCTGGAGCAAATCCTATGGATTTAAAAAGAGGAATTGATAAAGCAGTTGAAACAATTGTTTCTGAATTAAGCAAACAAGCAGTTGCAGTTGATGATTCTTCAGACAAAATCAAACAAGTAGCTTCTATTTCTGCTAATAATGATGAAACTATTGGTGATTTAATCGCTACAGCTTTCTCAAAAGTGGGTAAAGAAGGGGTTATCACAGTAGAAGAAGCAAAAGGAACTGATACTTATGTAGATGTGGTAGAAGGAATGCAATTCGACAGAGGGTATTTATCACCTTACTTCGTAACAGATGCTGATAAAATGATTGCTGAATTAAGTAATCCATACGTTTTATTGTACGATAAAAAAATATCAAACTTACAAGAGTTGTTACCGGTTTTAGAACCAGTTGCACAATCAGGAAGACCTTTGTTAATTATTGCTGAAGATGTTGACGGACAAGCATTAGCAACTTTAGTTGTAAACAAATTACGTGGTGGATTAAAAATTGCTGCGGTTAAAGCACCAGGGTTTGGAGACAGAAGAAAAGCTATGTTAGAAGACATCGCAATCTTAACGGGAGGAACTGTAATTGCTGAAGAAAGCGGTTATTCATTAGAGAACACTACTTTAGATATGTTAGGAACTGCAGAAACAATTACAATTGACAAAGATAATACTACAATTGTAAACGGTTCTGGAGATGCTGAAAACATTAAAGCAAGAGTAAACCAAATTAAATCGCAAATCGAAACTACAACTTCTGACTACGATAGAGAAAAATTACAAGAACGTTTAGCTAAATTAGCTGGTGGTGTTGCCGTTTTATATGTTGGAGCAGCTTCTGAAGTAGAAATGAAAGAGAAAAAAGACCGTGTTGACGATGCTTTACATGCAACTCGTGCTGCTGTTGAAGAAGGAATTGTTGCTGGAGGTGGTGTTGCTTTAGTAAGAGCAAAAGCTGCATTAGCAAGCTTAAAAGCAGAAAATGCAGACGAAGCAACAGGAATTCAAATCATTAATAAAGCAGTAGAAGCGCCTTTAAGAACTATCGTTGAAAATGCTGGTGGTGAAGGTTCAGTAGTAATTGCAAAAGTTACGGAAGGAACAGCTGATTTTGGTTTCAATGCTAAAACAGGTGAATATGTTCAAATGTTATCAGCTGGAATCATTGATCCTAAAAAAGTAACTCGTGTAGCTTTAGAAAATGCAGCTTCTGTAGCTGGAATGATTTTAACTACCGAATGTGCTTTAATCGACATCAAAGAAGATAGTCCTGCTATGCCAATGGGCGGAGGAATGCCAGGTATGATGTAA
- a CDS encoding proton-conducting transporter transmembrane domain-containing protein yields the protein MNELLQYFILLPFLGFIISLFLPESKEKAISWTAFGTVFLQLVGLVVFIIFWIIDGAKDLNLVELSILKTAHYEFFIDFYFDQISAVYLFIGALLTSMITTYSRYYLHREKGYKRFFNTVLFFFFGYNLAILSGNFETLFIGWEIIGISSFLLIAFYRERYLPVKNAFKVFSIYRIGDVGLLLAMWASHHLFHENITFMKLNNYELVNEHLQNHSIIGIFIALCLACAAAAKSAQIPFSSWLPRAMEGPTPSSAIFYGSLSVHLGVFLMLRTFPFWEHQTTMRFAIGLMGLTTSLAASVMARVQSSVKSQVAYSSISQIGIIFIEIALGFETLALIHFAGNAFLRTYQLLVSPSVVSYLIRDQFYNFKPREKAIEDSYPKKIEYTLYILALKEFNLEGFLNMVLWKPLKIIGKSLDFLNIKRIYFFFIPIYLLGFITYKFKLHLPYQLTNILPELFAFIGLVFVFKSFSERRSPFLAWILIVMNHFWIALAIVFNDKVSVSEIAYYLAGIIVAGIIGYVALLQLQKLERRILINQYLGHVYEHPKFAFFFLLATLGITGFPITTTFIGEDLIFSHIDSNQLFLAFFVASSFVVSGIAGIRIYARLFLGPHVKTYHELPYKSS from the coding sequence ATGAACGAGTTATTGCAATATTTTATACTGTTACCGTTTTTAGGCTTTATCATTAGTTTGTTTTTGCCTGAATCTAAAGAAAAAGCCATCTCATGGACAGCTTTTGGGACGGTTTTTTTACAATTAGTAGGATTAGTTGTGTTTATCATTTTTTGGATAATTGACGGTGCTAAAGATTTGAATTTAGTAGAATTATCAATATTAAAAACAGCTCATTATGAGTTTTTTATCGATTTCTATTTTGATCAAATTTCAGCCGTTTATTTATTCATTGGAGCCTTATTAACTTCTATGATAACTACATATAGTCGCTATTACTTACATAGAGAAAAAGGATACAAACGTTTTTTTAATACGGTTTTGTTTTTCTTTTTCGGATATAACTTAGCTATTTTATCAGGAAATTTTGAAACCTTATTCATTGGTTGGGAAATCATTGGAATTTCATCTTTCCTTTTAATTGCATTTTATAGAGAACGTTATTTACCCGTTAAAAATGCTTTCAAAGTATTTTCAATTTATAGAATTGGCGATGTCGGATTGTTATTAGCGATGTGGGCAAGTCACCATTTATTTCATGAAAATATTACCTTCATGAAGTTGAATAATTACGAATTGGTAAATGAGCATTTGCAAAATCATTCCATAATCGGAATATTCATCGCACTTTGTTTGGCATGTGCTGCTGCGGCAAAATCGGCTCAGATTCCGTTTTCGTCTTGGTTGCCAAGAGCTATGGAAGGTCCAACACCTTCGAGTGCTATTTTCTACGGTTCGTTATCAGTGCATTTAGGAGTTTTCTTAATGTTGAGAACATTTCCATTTTGGGAACATCAAACCACCATGAGATTTGCCATTGGATTAATGGGATTAACTACTAGTTTGGCAGCTTCTGTTATGGCGAGAGTTCAATCGTCTGTGAAGAGCCAGGTGGCGTATAGCTCTATTTCTCAAATTGGAATTATTTTTATTGAAATTGCTTTAGGTTTTGAAACTTTAGCATTAATTCACTTTGCTGGAAATGCATTTTTGAGAACGTATCAATTATTGGTTTCGCCATCAGTAGTGAGTTACTTAATTCGCGACCAATTTTACAATTTCAAACCAAGAGAAAAAGCTATCGAAGATTCTTATCCAAAGAAAATAGAATACACACTTTACATTTTAGCTTTGAAAGAATTCAATTTGGAAGGATTTCTAAATATGGTATTATGGAAACCATTGAAAATTATTGGTAAATCGTTAGATTTCTTGAATATCAAGAGAATTTATTTCTTCTTTATTCCAATTTATTTATTAGGATTCATAACCTATAAATTCAAGTTGCATTTGCCTTATCAGTTGACGAATATTCTTCCAGAATTGTTTGCTTTTATCGGATTGGTATTCGTTTTCAAATCATTTTCAGAACGAAGAAGTCCGTTTTTAGCATGGATTTTAATCGTAATGAATCATTTTTGGATAGCATTAGCCATCGTATTTAATGACAAAGTTAGTGTAAGTGAAATTGCTTACTACTTAGCTGGAATCATTGTTGCAGGAATCATCGGTTATGTAGCTTTATTACAGTTGCAAAAATTAGAAAGAAGAATTTTAATAAATCAGTATTTAGGTCATGTTTACGAACATCCTAAGTTTGCTTTCTTTTTCTTGTTAGCTACTTTGGGAATTACAGGTTTTCCAATTACAACAACTTTCATTGGAGAAGATTTGATTTTTAGTCATATCGATAGTAATCAACTTTTCTTAGCCTTTTTTGTAGCATCAAGTTTTGTGGTTTCAGGTATTGCTGGAATCCGAATTTATGCTCGTCTTTTCTTAGGTCCTCATGTTAAAACGTATCATGAGTTGCCTTACAAATCATCTTAA
- a CDS encoding LptE family protein — MRYFIIAITITFSFLLTSCGVYNFTGAKPVDAKTFQVNYFQNNAPLIEPGIERTFTLELQDIIQSQTNLNLVSQGGELIYEGEIVDYRITPMTATADQRAAQNRLTITVNVRFTNRNKEDDNFEKRFSFFYDFDANQQLVGSQLTTALDVIFERITQDIFNESLAKW; from the coding sequence ATGAGATATTTCATCATAGCAATAACTATAACTTTTTCCTTTCTATTAACTAGTTGTGGTGTTTATAATTTCACAGGAGCAAAACCTGTGGATGCTAAAACCTTTCAAGTAAATTACTTTCAAAACAATGCTCCTTTAATAGAACCTGGAATTGAAAGAACTTTTACTTTAGAGTTGCAAGACATCATTCAAAGTCAAACCAATCTAAATCTAGTTTCTCAAGGTGGTGAATTAATTTATGAAGGAGAAATCGTTGATTATCGAATAACTCCTATGACTGCAACTGCAGATCAAAGAGCAGCACAAAACCGTTTGACAATTACAGTTAATGTAAGATTTACCAATAGGAATAAAGAAGATGACAATTTTGAAAAACGCTTTTCTTTTTTCTATGATTTCGATGCCAATCAGCAATTAGTTGGTTCGCAATTAACAACGGCATTAGATGTTATTTTTGAGCGAATTACTCAAGACATTTTCAACGAATCATTAGCTAAATGGTAA